A single region of the Plantactinospora soyae genome encodes:
- a CDS encoding ABC transporter ATP-binding protein gives MTGTELLSVRGLVAGYGAAPVLRTIDLSIPVGTITAVVGANGAGKTTLLRTLSGLVRPSAGQIRLDGEELGRLPVEHRVRRGMAHVPEGRGVIAELTVEENLRLGGLWRRDRADVRRALDEVYQLFEPLARRRRHAGHQLSGGERQMLALGRALVARPRLLLLDEPSLGLAPRVTAQIMALLRQLRNNAGLTVLLVEQNVRSALSVADQGVVMSLGRVVIDTAAAELRDDDQLRHAYLGF, from the coding sequence GTGACCGGTACGGAGCTGCTGAGCGTACGCGGGCTGGTAGCCGGTTACGGCGCGGCGCCGGTACTGCGGACCATCGACCTCTCGATCCCGGTCGGCACCATCACCGCGGTCGTGGGGGCGAACGGCGCCGGCAAGACGACACTGCTGCGTACCCTCTCCGGGCTGGTCCGGCCCAGCGCGGGGCAGATCCGCCTGGACGGCGAGGAGCTGGGGCGGCTGCCCGTCGAACACCGGGTCCGACGCGGAATGGCGCACGTTCCGGAGGGCCGGGGCGTGATCGCGGAACTCACCGTCGAGGAGAATCTCCGCCTCGGCGGCCTGTGGCGGCGGGACCGGGCCGACGTACGCCGGGCGCTCGACGAGGTCTACCAGCTGTTCGAGCCGTTGGCCCGGCGACGGCGGCACGCCGGTCACCAGCTCTCCGGCGGCGAGCGCCAGATGCTCGCCCTCGGCCGCGCCCTGGTCGCCCGGCCCCGGTTGCTCCTGCTCGACGAGCCGTCGCTCGGGCTGGCGCCCCGGGTGACCGCCCAGATCATGGCCCTGCTGCGGCAACTGCGGAACAACGCCGGCCTGACCGTACTGCTCGTCGAGCAGAACGTCCGCAGCGCGCTCTCCGTCGCCGACCAGGGCGTCGTGATGTCGCTCGGCCGCGTCGTGATCGACACCGCCGCCGCCGAACTGCGCGACGACGACCAGCTGCGGCACGCCTACCTCGGCTTCTGA
- a CDS encoding acyl-CoA dehydrogenase family protein, which produces MTNLRYDDTEEALRANLRAMLATHSPWTAVLARVAGTEEPYDRDLWDRLTGELGLGALAVPAELGGAGAGFREVAVVLEELGRAVAPVPYLGSVLATRALLSCDDPDLLGQLATENRGIALAVPFSAAPGVPVHPVAVWDGSALYGTVTTVADALAADLLLVPATDGLYVAQARAPGVAVAPVVSLDATRPLCDIVFAHAPARRIAGPDATARALTDALTAGAALLASEQVGVAQWCLDTTVGYLRERRQFGRPVGSFQALKHRLADVWVEITEARAVARYAADCLATGDPDTELAAALAQAHCAAVAVHAAQECVQLHGGIGFTWEHPAHLYLKRAKSAALAFGSADRHRSTVARLVDLPAPTPSVSG; this is translated from the coding sequence GACCGCCGTACTGGCCCGGGTCGCCGGGACCGAGGAGCCGTACGACCGCGACCTCTGGGACCGGTTGACCGGCGAACTCGGGCTCGGTGCCCTGGCGGTGCCGGCGGAACTGGGCGGGGCCGGAGCGGGGTTCCGGGAGGTGGCGGTGGTGCTGGAGGAACTCGGTCGGGCGGTGGCGCCGGTGCCGTACCTCGGCAGTGTGCTGGCCACCCGGGCACTGCTCTCCTGCGACGACCCGGATCTGCTCGGTCAACTCGCCACCGAGAACCGGGGGATCGCGCTGGCGGTGCCGTTCTCCGCCGCACCGGGCGTACCCGTGCATCCGGTGGCGGTGTGGGACGGCTCGGCGCTGTACGGCACGGTGACCACCGTCGCCGATGCCCTCGCGGCCGACCTGCTGCTGGTCCCGGCGACCGACGGGCTGTACGTCGCGCAGGCCCGCGCTCCTGGTGTCGCGGTGGCCCCGGTGGTCTCGCTGGACGCCACCAGACCGCTCTGCGACATCGTGTTCGCCCATGCCCCCGCCAGGCGGATCGCCGGTCCGGACGCCACCGCGAGGGCGCTGACCGACGCGCTGACCGCCGGTGCCGCGTTGCTCGCCTCCGAGCAGGTCGGGGTGGCGCAGTGGTGTCTGGACACAACGGTCGGCTACCTGCGGGAGCGGCGGCAGTTCGGTCGCCCGGTCGGCTCGTTCCAGGCGCTGAAGCACCGGCTCGCCGACGTCTGGGTGGAGATCACCGAGGCTCGGGCCGTCGCCCGGTACGCCGCCGACTGTCTGGCCACCGGCGATCCGGACACCGAGCTGGCGGCGGCACTGGCCCAGGCGCACTGTGCGGCCGTCGCGGTGCACGCGGCGCAGGAGTGCGTCCAGTTGCACGGCGGCATCGGCTTCACCTGGGAACATCCGGCGCACCTGTATCTCAAGCGGGCCAAGAGCGCCGCGCTCGCCTTCGGCTCCGCGGACCGGCACCGGAGCACGGTGGCGCGGCTGGTGGACCTGCCCGCACCGACGCCGAGCGTTTCGGGATAG
- a CDS encoding branched-chain amino acid ABC transporter permease, with protein MDRFVFLTLDGLSRGAVYAAFALALVLIWRAARVVNFAQGAMAVATAYVAYSVSAWTGSYWLGFLAALVAGLLLGALVEVAVIRFVGHDSPLNAVIVALGLVLLIQAVLGMVYGNEFLPATTAFSRTGYEIGGLAVLSPYDLFVFGAVAVVVVGLAWIFTRTAVGLRMRAAAFAPEVSRLLGVNVGGMLTLGWALAAGVGALAGMLIIPTGLGLHPNAMDLVFVSAFTAAVVGGLDSPPGAVVGGLAVGLILSYVGGYLGSDTTGLAVLVLLLAVLLVRPGGLFAATVARRA; from the coding sequence GTGGACCGGTTCGTCTTCCTCACCCTCGACGGGCTGTCGAGGGGGGCCGTCTACGCGGCCTTCGCGCTGGCCCTCGTGCTCATCTGGCGGGCCGCCCGCGTCGTCAACTTCGCCCAGGGGGCGATGGCGGTCGCGACCGCATACGTCGCCTACAGCGTCTCGGCCTGGACCGGCTCGTACTGGCTCGGCTTCCTCGCCGCACTGGTCGCCGGGCTGCTCCTCGGCGCACTGGTCGAGGTCGCCGTGATCCGTTTCGTCGGACACGACTCCCCGCTCAACGCGGTGATCGTCGCCCTCGGGCTGGTACTGCTGATCCAGGCGGTGCTCGGGATGGTGTACGGGAACGAGTTCCTGCCCGCCACCACCGCGTTCAGCCGGACCGGGTACGAGATCGGCGGGCTGGCGGTGCTCTCCCCGTACGACCTGTTCGTCTTCGGCGCGGTCGCGGTGGTGGTGGTCGGGCTGGCCTGGATCTTCACCCGTACCGCCGTGGGGCTGCGGATGCGCGCCGCCGCGTTCGCGCCCGAGGTGTCCCGACTGCTCGGGGTGAACGTCGGCGGCATGCTCACCCTCGGCTGGGCGCTGGCCGCCGGGGTGGGCGCGCTCGCCGGCATGCTGATCATCCCGACCGGGCTCGGCCTGCACCCCAACGCGATGGATCTGGTCTTCGTCTCGGCATTCACCGCCGCCGTGGTCGGCGGATTGGACAGTCCACCCGGGGCGGTGGTCGGTGGGCTGGCGGTCGGGCTGATCCTGTCGTACGTCGGCGGGTACCTAGGTAGTGACACCACCGGGCTGGCCGTACTCGTGCTGTTGCTCGCGGTGCTGCTCGTCCGACCCGGCGGCCTGTTCGCCGCGACCGTCGCGAGGCGGGCATGA